In Pedobacter sp. SL55, the following proteins share a genomic window:
- a CDS encoding DUF5712 family protein, which translates to MVHYLDKENRLFKSEEPTLWFNGNSKTVQSYEVKNKIDHNIAKLCRDDAKFFLVNISPSQKEIAHLKELYGEDGAREKLSEYAVKIMDEYARNFKKDAIQSNADLLWFGKLENHRYYSHKDKEVKSGQVMRGTVKPGEQMHVQVIVSRKDIANKIRLSPMNKSRGKNAEHSKKLGQFDRVAFKNSGERVFDQQFDFQRPISETFNHANASAKGLRERLDLRASAIKSTPKQKLEEPKQESQHSYLPPPEPTNYLGLLLEKQDAEPLGTGLKKRKKRRKNRENEQGLSM; encoded by the coding sequence CTGGTACATTACCTTGATAAGGAGAACAGGCTTTTCAAATCCGAAGAACCCACACTTTGGTTCAATGGGAACAGTAAAACTGTCCAGTCCTATGAGGTCAAGAACAAGATCGATCATAACATAGCCAAATTGTGCAGAGATGATGCCAAATTCTTTCTGGTCAACATCAGCCCCAGCCAAAAGGAGATTGCCCACTTAAAGGAACTTTATGGAGAAGATGGGGCTAGGGAAAAGTTAAGCGAATATGCCGTAAAGATCATGGATGAATATGCCAGGAATTTCAAAAAAGATGCTATCCAATCCAATGCTGATCTGTTGTGGTTCGGCAAACTGGAAAACCACCGCTATTACTCCCATAAGGACAAAGAAGTGAAAAGTGGGCAGGTCATGCGTGGAACGGTAAAACCTGGCGAGCAGATGCACGTTCAGGTGATCGTGAGCCGAAAGGACATCGCCAATAAAATCAGGCTAAGTCCAATGAACAAATCTAGGGGCAAGAATGCGGAACACTCCAAGAAACTGGGCCAGTTTGACAGGGTGGCTTTTAAGAATTCTGGTGAAAGGGTGTTCGATCAGCAATTTGATTTCCAGCGGCCGATCAGCGAAACCTTCAATCACGCCAATGCGAGCGCAAAGGGGCTAAGGGAAAGGCTGGACTTGCGGGCATCTGCCATTAAATCTACTCCAAAGCAAAAGCTTGAAGAACCAAAACAGGAAAGCCAGCACAGCTACCTTCCACCACCTGAACCCACCAATTACCTCGGATTGTTACTGGAAAAACAGGATGCCGAGCCATTGGGCACCGGACTGAAAAAAAGGAAAAAGCGCAGGAAAAACAGGGAGAACGAACAGGGATTAAGTATGTAA
- a CDS encoding BfmA/BtgA family mobilization protein has protein sequence MEQENVNTVKYPAQLDLKFAKVALSLGLTKRELFVKMVEYFYRTKKDPSDINDELMKNTLAKNHKAYTSFIKAQENLLLIPMKESMDRMITNQKEIVKYFNEQVINANKTIIKNLNTTENLITKSLQDKDKLKALFLQILNYYIKSREELGTFKTREKEELVDTVRNQIKNL, from the coding sequence ATGGAACAGGAAAATGTAAACACGGTAAAATACCCCGCACAGCTCGATCTCAAGTTCGCAAAAGTGGCCTTGTCCCTAGGACTGACCAAACGTGAGCTGTTCGTCAAGATGGTGGAATATTTCTACCGTACCAAAAAAGACCCTTCGGATATCAACGATGAACTGATGAAAAACACCTTGGCCAAAAACCATAAAGCCTACACCAGTTTCATTAAGGCACAGGAAAACCTATTGCTCATCCCCATGAAGGAAAGCATGGACAGGATGATCACAAACCAAAAGGAAATCGTCAAATACTTTAACGAGCAGGTCATCAACGCCAACAAAACTATCATCAAAAACCTGAACACTACCGAAAACCTAATAACCAAATCCTTACAGGACAAAGACAAACTTAAGGCCTTGTTCCTGCAGATCCTAAACTACTATATCAAAAGCCGTGAGGAACTGGGCACTTTCAAAACAAGGGAAAAAGAGGAATTGGTAGATACCGTTCGCAACCAGATCAAAAACCTGTAA
- a CDS encoding AAA-like domain-containing protein, translated as MSKVLKPFTIIPSELYVKRDADRQVESIIEDMGRPGYVLVSRQMGKTNLLLNAKRNLETNADVFIYIDLSNPFESLSDCFENIIDTALEINSSRFSSLHEKVLEQRGNSKHIPAHKRHLNELRMVLDSIPGKLIIILDEIDALTKTNYSDQIFAQIRSIYFSRVNYPELARLSYILSGVVEPKEIIKDPKISPFNIGQKIYLNDFSFEEFRLFLKQAKLNLDEEIIQRIFYWTSGNPRITWDLCSEIEDQLNSVGTSIDGVDKIVRNLYLTTYEQPPIDNIRELAKNDREIRNALIELFFNKAQTISDKTKSKLYLSGIINYEESKIVIKNKIIQESVSLDWIKSLQNEENDLIVQAQEFYNKQNFQETLNYFKLYLEENEFDDEIKNVYYYQMGYSAYRLAEFGEALKYLSETNFEIVDNAKMFYTVLHLKSILQHYLGDLDSCLTNLKIIIDSGRTDEIYIRSLLNYCTFSLDTGDSLKEQQAYEIYEDILSGNKISSSKLSEKSKAEIFSIAYFNLAQIQFKTGKLSLAIENYERAIENSSESAKPVIKLKLSKIVEKEVLALELINDVISYVLEEDKPIFEFDPEDPTRFSINDFRDLALFTFINHDNLFRKLLPKIKLVGATDASLMLYDFGLSLTNSKESLPLAHSFFDKLYKLTKRDPIFKTLSVTQSAILKALAYSEDDESNLNNHIEYLNLIVVERFHQLDFLDMEIFVNAIQGLHKQNRYDEALYYAQLVNALKTYVAKEVWINYFPIYHLELIIYAYKNDRPNVFRRAKEILALSEDSGVINQQSNFLPKFMLDKIIHDATTIVFPSIPELSKVKTPSYSKNGLVKVRYTNGRMVTEKFKRLEKDINSGKCVVIN; from the coding sequence ATGAGCAAGGTATTAAAACCCTTCACTATAATCCCCTCTGAACTTTATGTAAAAAGGGATGCAGATAGACAAGTAGAAAGCATAATTGAAGATATGGGAAGGCCTGGTTATGTACTCGTCTCGAGGCAAATGGGCAAGACTAATCTTTTATTAAATGCTAAACGAAATTTAGAAACTAATGCGGATGTTTTTATTTATATAGACTTATCTAATCCTTTCGAGAGCCTTTCTGATTGTTTTGAAAACATAATAGATACTGCTTTAGAAATTAATAGCTCCAGATTTAGTTCTCTCCATGAAAAGGTATTGGAGCAAAGAGGCAATTCAAAACATATTCCAGCTCATAAACGCCATTTAAATGAACTTAGAATGGTACTTGATTCAATCCCTGGAAAATTAATAATTATTTTGGATGAAATCGATGCACTTACGAAAACCAATTATTCAGATCAGATTTTCGCGCAAATCAGAAGTATTTATTTCTCTCGAGTAAATTATCCTGAATTAGCTCGCTTATCTTATATACTTTCTGGGGTTGTTGAACCCAAGGAAATCATTAAAGATCCTAAAATTTCACCGTTTAATATTGGCCAAAAAATTTATCTTAATGATTTTTCGTTTGAAGAATTTCGATTGTTTTTAAAACAAGCAAAACTAAATTTAGATGAAGAAATAATACAAAGAATTTTTTATTGGACTAGTGGTAACCCACGTATAACTTGGGACCTTTGTAGTGAAATTGAAGATCAATTAAATAGTGTTGGTACCAGTATAGATGGTGTAGATAAAATAGTTAGAAACTTATACTTAACGACATATGAACAGCCACCTATCGACAACATTCGAGAATTAGCCAAGAACGACCGGGAAATAAGGAATGCTCTTATTGAACTTTTTTTTAATAAGGCGCAAACTATTTCAGATAAAACGAAAAGCAAATTATATCTCTCTGGTATTATTAACTATGAAGAGTCAAAAATTGTTATTAAGAATAAGATTATTCAGGAAAGTGTAAGTTTAGACTGGATTAAATCATTGCAAAATGAAGAGAACGATCTTATTGTACAGGCTCAGGAGTTTTATAATAAGCAGAATTTCCAAGAAACACTAAATTATTTTAAACTATATCTTGAAGAAAATGAATTTGATGATGAGATAAAGAATGTTTATTATTATCAAATGGGGTATTCAGCTTACCGTCTGGCAGAGTTTGGTGAAGCGCTCAAGTATTTATCTGAGACTAACTTTGAAATTGTAGATAATGCAAAGATGTTCTATACGGTTTTGCATCTTAAGTCGATCCTTCAACATTATCTAGGCGATTTAGATTCTTGCTTAACCAATCTAAAAATAATCATTGATAGTGGTCGTACCGATGAAATTTATATTAGATCCTTATTAAACTACTGTACTTTTTCATTAGACACTGGAGATAGTTTAAAAGAACAGCAAGCATACGAAATTTATGAGGACATATTGAGCGGAAACAAAATATCTTCATCCAAACTAAGTGAAAAATCTAAAGCCGAGATCTTTTCAATTGCATATTTTAACCTTGCACAAATACAGTTTAAAACTGGCAAATTGTCGTTAGCAATTGAAAATTATGAAAGGGCCATTGAGAATTCAAGTGAAAGTGCAAAACCTGTAATAAAGTTAAAACTATCAAAAATAGTTGAAAAGGAAGTATTGGCTTTAGAATTAATAAATGACGTGATTTCATACGTCCTTGAAGAAGACAAGCCAATATTTGAGTTCGACCCCGAAGACCCAACTCGTTTTAGCATAAATGATTTCAGAGATTTAGCTTTGTTTACTTTTATAAACCATGATAATCTTTTTAGAAAATTATTACCTAAAATTAAACTAGTTGGAGCAACAGATGCCTCATTGATGTTATATGATTTTGGTTTATCGTTAACAAATTCGAAAGAAAGCCTGCCCTTAGCACATTCTTTCTTTGATAAACTTTATAAATTGACCAAACGAGACCCAATATTTAAAACTCTATCCGTTACTCAATCTGCAATATTGAAAGCTCTAGCCTATTCTGAGGATGATGAATCTAATTTGAATAATCATATTGAATACCTTAATTTAATTGTAGTGGAAAGATTCCATCAACTGGACTTTTTAGATATGGAAATATTTGTCAATGCTATTCAAGGACTTCATAAGCAGAATCGTTACGATGAGGCTCTCTATTATGCACAACTCGTCAACGCGTTAAAAACTTATGTCGCTAAGGAAGTTTGGATAAACTATTTTCCAATTTATCATCTGGAGCTAATTATTTATGCTTACAAAAACGATAGGCCAAATGTGTTTAGACGAGCCAAGGAAATCTTGGCACTTTCCGAGGACAGTGGCGTTATAAATCAGCAGAGCAACTTTCTACCGAAATTTATGCTAGATAAAATTATTCATGATGCAACAACAATTGTTTTCCCGTCAATTCCGGAACTATCAAAAGTAAAAACTCCGTCCTATTCGAAAAACGGATTAGTTAAAGTTCGTTATACCAATGGAAGAATGGTCACTGAGAAGTTTAAACGATTGGAAAAAGATATTAATTCAGGAAAATGTGTTGTAATCAATTAA
- a CDS encoding right-handed parallel beta-helix repeat-containing protein has protein sequence MRKILPFFITCLLLISGQIKAEIWYVSPGGSGNGKTSWANASGNLQNVIDAAQSGDEIWVAQGTYIPTIKAGNGTEDRDVSFVLKSGVAIYGGFFGNEATRAARNPTLYLTTLNGDINNTPTDNTDDAYHVVISVANNSDTILDGFTIEKGHANGTTGNITVSSTVVPRNSGGGIMSRSSDAKFANLIIQKNFCYGGNGGGVYSSPGNLTIANTKILQNESSVATGGNGTSGAIWISGASGSINKMTLTDVTISNNTAKNNGGAIYINTYSNITFNNVIFENNTTTAGLGGAIYITGLATAINNVDFSKVVFKGNTATAGSGGAIYMGANSNYVFNDASFIKNEARLSAGALFLLKGATDAALTNPLIRNTIFYGNKAQNTANGGGAAAISGANTNLVNCTFYENYAKFRGGAINVYSGASVAIYNSILFANVADDTGVDIYNTIAAGTLTNIDLKNSLTQVAGTNALNGNVVGANPNFFNLDENHPFFLQLDYTTSPAVNTGLNAHFTDALTSKDRAGYDRIYGGTIDMGAYESNPVVLPVTLDRYEAKLLDGVVKLTWTTLSERHNDYFLIEKSADGKTFETLQKIPAKGNGASTQLYTAQDTKPYSPYTYYQLKQVDLDGTTKNYDVLRVKTPILTSNKVNVYPNPVTANQLNFATANKSFTNAKIVNLYGQVVKEFTINTQNNSSVALDITGLSPNIYFLQLLGNSQKETVKFQKL, from the coding sequence ATGAGAAAAATTTTACCTTTTTTTATTACTTGTCTCTTATTAATTTCCGGCCAAATTAAAGCCGAAATCTGGTATGTTAGCCCAGGTGGCTCGGGTAACGGGAAAACCAGCTGGGCAAATGCCTCAGGAAACCTTCAAAACGTAATCGATGCAGCTCAAAGTGGCGACGAGATATGGGTAGCACAAGGCACTTATATACCGACAATAAAGGCTGGAAACGGAACTGAAGACAGAGATGTTTCTTTTGTTTTGAAAAGTGGCGTGGCTATTTACGGTGGTTTTTTTGGAAATGAAGCAACTAGGGCAGCAAGAAACCCTACGCTTTACTTAACCACCCTTAATGGCGATATCAACAATACGCCAACAGACAATACAGATGACGCCTACCATGTTGTAATCTCTGTGGCTAATAACAGCGACACCATTTTAGATGGATTTACTATTGAAAAAGGCCATGCCAATGGTACAACGGGTAATATAACTGTTTCTAGTACAGTTGTACCAAGAAACTCCGGTGGTGGTATCATGTCCAGATCAAGCGATGCAAAATTTGCAAACCTGATTATCCAGAAAAACTTCTGCTATGGTGGCAATGGTGGGGGCGTCTATTCTTCACCAGGAAATCTCACGATAGCCAACACAAAAATCCTTCAGAATGAATCTAGTGTTGCCACAGGTGGCAACGGCACATCGGGCGCTATCTGGATTTCTGGAGCTTCAGGCTCGATCAACAAAATGACCTTAACTGATGTCACCATAAGTAACAATACTGCAAAGAACAACGGCGGTGCAATCTACATCAACACCTACAGTAACATTACCTTCAACAACGTGATTTTTGAGAACAACACCACCACAGCCGGACTTGGTGGTGCAATCTACATTACAGGTCTAGCAACGGCCATCAATAACGTAGATTTTAGCAAAGTGGTTTTCAAAGGCAATACTGCCACAGCAGGATCTGGAGGAGCAATATATATGGGTGCCAACTCAAACTATGTATTCAACGATGCCAGTTTTATCAAGAACGAAGCTAGACTGTCGGCTGGCGCCCTATTTCTTTTAAAAGGAGCCACAGATGCTGCTTTAACAAATCCTTTGATACGGAACACCATTTTTTACGGAAATAAAGCACAGAACACTGCTAACGGCGGCGGTGCGGCAGCAATCAGCGGTGCTAACACCAATTTAGTGAATTGTACTTTTTATGAAAATTATGCCAAATTTAGAGGAGGAGCAATTAACGTATACAGCGGTGCCTCGGTAGCAATTTATAATTCTATCCTGTTCGCTAATGTAGCTGATGATACCGGAGTTGACATCTACAATACAATTGCAGCTGGCACATTGACCAACATAGACCTTAAAAACTCGCTTACACAAGTGGCCGGAACAAATGCCCTTAACGGCAATGTAGTTGGCGCAAACCCCAACTTTTTTAACCTAGATGAAAATCATCCGTTTTTTCTTCAGCTGGATTATACAACAAGTCCAGCTGTAAATACTGGTTTAAATGCACACTTTACCGATGCGCTAACCAGTAAAGATAGAGCTGGTTACGACCGTATCTATGGAGGCACTATAGACATGGGCGCTTACGAAAGCAACCCTGTGGTTTTGCCAGTTACCCTAGACAGATACGAAGCAAAGCTACTGGATGGCGTAGTGAAACTTACCTGGACTACCCTTTCTGAACGACATAACGATTATTTTTTGATCGAAAAAAGTGCCGATGGAAAAACATTTGAGACCCTACAAAAAATACCTGCAAAAGGCAACGGCGCAAGTACACAACTATACACCGCACAAGACACGAAACCTTATAGCCCTTATACCTATTACCAACTTAAACAGGTAGATTTAGACGGCACTACGAAAAATTATGATGTGCTACGTGTGAAAACACCGATATTGACAAGTAACAAAGTGAATGTTTATCCAAATCCGGTTACAGCCAACCAACTTAACTTCGCTACCGCCAACAAATCTTTCACAAATGCTAAAATTGTAAACCTATATGGGCAGGTTGTGAAAGAGTTTACCATCAATACCCAAAACAACAGCAGCGTGGCGCTGGATATTACGGGTCTTTCGCCAAACATTTATTTCTTGCAGTTGCTAGGAAACAGCCAAAAAGAAACGGTAAAATTTCAAAAACTATAA
- a CDS encoding RNA polymerase sigma factor, with translation MIQESEIWEKFKSGHTSSFEWIYDRYSKELFKYGCGFSFDQDLVEDCIQELFTSLWQKRKGLGPTTSIKFYLLGSLRRMLVRKTSQSKKRALNEIEFYDAFQHQSSPESIFILEEEDGICNIC, from the coding sequence ATGATACAAGAATCAGAAATATGGGAAAAGTTTAAATCGGGGCATACCAGTTCTTTTGAATGGATTTACGATCGTTATTCTAAAGAGTTGTTTAAATACGGTTGTGGTTTTTCGTTCGATCAGGATCTGGTAGAAGACTGCATTCAAGAGCTTTTTACCAGCTTATGGCAAAAGAGAAAGGGTTTAGGCCCAACTACTTCTATCAAATTCTATTTGCTTGGCAGCCTGCGTAGAATGTTGGTAAGAAAAACATCTCAAAGCAAAAAGAGAGCACTCAACGAAATCGAATTTTACGACGCTTTTCAGCATCAGTCATCTCCAGAAAGTATTTTTATACTCGAAGAGGAAGACGGAATCTGCAATATTTGCTGA
- a CDS encoding RNA polymerase sigma factor, producing MLITALNSLSFRQREVMYLRYYQDMSFDEISQIMEIPKKTAYNIVFIALDVLKKKLNLSSAKLLSLLATLLLNHTN from the coding sequence TTGCTGATAACGGCCCTAAATAGTCTTTCTTTTAGGCAACGTGAAGTAATGTACCTACGCTACTATCAAGACATGTCTTTCGATGAGATTTCACAAATCATGGAAATTCCAAAGAAAACAGCCTATAATATTGTATTTATTGCTTTAGATGTGCTAAAGAAAAAACTGAACCTTTCTTCTGCAAAACTGCTCTCGCTTTTGGCTACCCTATTACTAAACCACACAAATTAA
- a CDS encoding dipeptide epimerase: MKLSFKNLELSLEYPFGIASYTRTSHPIVSISITQNGMVGYGEASMAKYLGETQESVGNFLKKVDLSNFCAQNSIESIMTYVEELAPNNTAAKTAIDIALHDLRGKLLGVPCYQFVQADPKNMPVTSLTIGIDNLDMIRKKVRGAAGFKALKIKLGSHQDKEIINTVREETEVPLYIDANQGWTDKHEALEMIHWLAEKGTEFIEQPMDRNNRDDNAWITAHSPIPIIADEAMQRLSDLENLKGLYHGINIKLMKCTGLLEASKIISSARALDLKIMVGCMSETSCGIMAGAAIAPLCDWADLDGPWLITNNPFEKPMLVDGKIQLKNQAGLGLTLL, encoded by the coding sequence ATGAAACTTAGTTTTAAGAACTTAGAACTGTCGCTCGAATATCCTTTCGGAATAGCGAGTTACACCCGTACTTCGCACCCCATAGTGAGCATAAGCATCACACAAAACGGAATGGTTGGCTACGGAGAGGCATCAATGGCCAAGTACCTTGGCGAAACGCAGGAAAGCGTGGGCAACTTCCTTAAAAAAGTAGATCTTTCAAATTTCTGCGCTCAAAACTCGATAGAATCGATAATGACTTATGTAGAAGAACTTGCGCCCAATAATACTGCGGCTAAAACCGCAATAGATATTGCACTTCACGACCTAAGAGGAAAACTTCTGGGTGTACCATGCTACCAGTTCGTCCAAGCCGACCCCAAAAACATGCCTGTTACCTCGCTAACCATTGGTATTGATAACCTAGATATGATTAGAAAAAAGGTAAGGGGCGCAGCAGGTTTCAAGGCGCTAAAAATCAAATTGGGCAGCCATCAGGATAAAGAAATCATCAATACGGTAAGAGAAGAAACAGAGGTACCCTTGTACATAGATGCAAACCAAGGCTGGACAGACAAACATGAGGCTTTAGAAATGATCCACTGGTTGGCAGAGAAAGGCACTGAATTTATAGAACAGCCAATGGATAGGAATAATCGTGACGACAATGCCTGGATTACAGCTCATAGCCCCATCCCCATCATTGCCGATGAAGCAATGCAACGTTTATCCGATCTTGAAAATCTCAAAGGCCTGTACCATGGCATCAACATTAAGCTAATGAAATGTACAGGTTTATTGGAAGCCTCAAAAATCATCAGCAGCGCTAGAGCCCTAGACCTCAAAATCATGGTGGGCTGTATGTCAGAAACTTCCTGTGGTATTATGGCTGGAGCGGCAATTGCGCCACTTTGCGACTGGGCAGACCTAGACGGCCCGTGGTTAATTACCAATAATCCATTTGAAAAACCAATGCTGGTAGACGGCAAAATACAACTTAAAAATCAAGCTGGCTTAGGCCTTACACTCCTATAA
- a CDS encoding DUF819 domain-containing protein: protein MSEPMITNDAVVLGILVVIIAFVFTTSSGNSSFFKKFYTVIPSVLLCYFIPGLLNTFGVISGEQSKLYSVMSRYLLPASLVLFTISLDFKEIWKLRNKAGVIFLTACISVIIGGPISMWIFSLISPDTLKGEGSDEVWRGLSTIAGSWIGGGANQAAMYETFKPSAKLYSSMITIDVIIANIWMAVLLYGATITKKIDRFLKSDNSAIDELKLKIERYQLDNMRIPSTTDIVLILAVGLGVTGFAHFLSELIVPWVKLNAPYLEKFSLTSDFFWMVALATMMGILLSFTKLRNLEGAGASRIATVFLYILIASIGMRMDVFSIFDSPGLLFLCFIWIIIHGICLLVIAKLTKTPFFFVAVNSQAVIGGAASAPIVASAFYPSLAPVGVLMAILGYATGTYGAYLCGLLMQMIPH from the coding sequence ATGTCTGAACCAATGATAACCAATGACGCAGTAGTTTTAGGAATTTTAGTGGTAATTATTGCCTTTGTATTTACCACTTCTTCTGGAAACAGCAGCTTTTTTAAAAAATTCTACACCGTTATTCCTTCAGTTTTACTTTGTTATTTTATACCAGGATTACTGAACACTTTCGGTGTGATTTCTGGCGAACAATCTAAGCTATATAGCGTAATGTCGCGTTATTTACTGCCAGCCAGTTTGGTGTTATTTACCATTAGCCTTGATTTTAAGGAAATTTGGAAACTGAGAAACAAAGCTGGAGTGATATTCCTCACGGCATGTATCAGCGTTATTATTGGCGGCCCCATCTCTATGTGGATTTTTTCGTTGATCTCTCCAGACACCTTAAAAGGCGAAGGCAGTGATGAGGTTTGGCGAGGATTGTCTACCATTGCCGGCTCTTGGATTGGCGGCGGAGCTAACCAGGCTGCCATGTACGAAACCTTTAAACCTAGTGCCAAACTTTATTCTTCGATGATTACCATCGACGTGATCATTGCGAACATTTGGATGGCAGTATTATTATATGGAGCCACAATAACCAAAAAGATAGATCGGTTTTTAAAGTCCGACAACTCGGCAATAGACGAACTGAAACTAAAGATAGAGCGGTACCAGCTAGATAACATGCGTATACCAAGCACAACCGATATCGTGCTTATTTTAGCCGTAGGCCTAGGTGTAACGGGTTTTGCTCATTTTCTGTCAGAGCTAATTGTACCGTGGGTAAAACTAAATGCGCCTTATTTAGAAAAATTCAGTTTAACCTCAGATTTCTTTTGGATGGTTGCCTTGGCCACCATGATGGGTATTTTATTATCGTTTACCAAATTAAGAAACCTGGAGGGAGCTGGAGCATCTCGCATCGCAACGGTTTTCCTTTACATTTTAATTGCCAGCATTGGTATGCGTATGGATGTTTTCTCCATATTCGACAGTCCGGGGCTATTGTTTTTATGCTTCATCTGGATCATTATTCATGGAATATGCTTATTGGTTATCGCCAAGTTAACCAAAACCCCATTTTTCTTTGTAGCCGTGAATAGTCAGGCTGTAATTGGCGGGGCTGCCTCTGCCCCTATTGTTGCTAGCGCATTTTACCCATCATTAGCTCCTGTAGGTGTATTAATGGCGATTTTAGGCTATGCCACTGGCACTTACGGTGCCTACCTATGTGGGCTATTGATGCAAATGATTCCTCATTAA
- a CDS encoding serine hydrolase domain-containing protein codes for MMYSIGRFLNLKLLFAITMAMAVFTSCSKKNTAIKETVVIEPVPSTQFSNNALASDLDRLIDSIFRPLMLKSSSVGLSIGILKNGTASFYGYGTIAKNSKQLPNENTAFEIGSISKTFTAAMIVKFLQEKGLTIEAPIGRFLPKDIPVLQLNGEEIKFKHLLNHTSGIPRLPDDIGVGTNAVDPYAIYDTLRLYSYLKTAIPLSTPGRTYLYSNLGFGILSTILERNTQISFAEKLITDLSEPLALSRTRSKITEYSSNLSYGYDDRGYQTPYWDGNDKGAFKGAGSIYSTAYDLIRYAKEYIAPTNSNITPLFTQCEQQTFISGNTRVGLAWNLKKL; via the coding sequence ATGATGTATAGCATTGGAAGATTTCTGAACTTAAAACTGCTATTCGCTATTACGATGGCTATGGCAGTTTTTACGTCTTGCAGCAAAAAAAACACTGCTATCAAAGAAACAGTAGTGATTGAGCCTGTGCCAAGCACTCAGTTTTCGAACAATGCCTTAGCGTCTGATTTAGATAGGCTAATTGATTCTATTTTTAGGCCGCTGATGCTCAAAAGTAGCAGCGTAGGTTTAAGTATCGGAATTTTAAAAAATGGTACAGCTTCTTTTTATGGCTACGGCACCATCGCAAAAAACAGCAAACAATTGCCAAACGAAAACACCGCATTCGAAATTGGATCTATCTCTAAAACTTTTACGGCAGCCATGATTGTTAAATTTCTTCAAGAAAAAGGATTGACGATAGAAGCACCCATTGGCAGGTTTTTACCAAAAGATATACCAGTGCTTCAATTAAATGGCGAAGAAATAAAGTTTAAGCATTTGCTCAACCACACTTCTGGGATACCACGCCTACCTGACGATATTGGTGTTGGCACCAACGCAGTGGATCCATACGCTATTTATGATACCTTAAGGCTTTACAGTTACTTAAAAACAGCCATACCATTAAGCACACCAGGACGAACCTATCTATACTCTAATTTGGGATTTGGCATACTCAGTACCATTTTGGAGAGAAACACGCAGATATCATTCGCAGAAAAATTGATTACCGACCTGAGCGAACCCTTAGCTTTATCGAGAACCAGATCTAAAATAACAGAATACAGCAGTAACCTCTCTTACGGCTATGACGACAGGGGCTACCAAACTCCCTATTGGGACGGAAATGATAAAGGTGCATTTAAAGGTGCCGGATCTATCTACTCAACTGCTTATGATTTAATTAGATACGCTAAAGAATATATAGCACCAACCAACAGTAACATTACGCCATTATTTACACAATGCGAGCAACAGACTTTCATATCTGGCAACACACGTGTAGGCCTGGCATGGAACCTAAAAAAACTATAA